CCAGTATCGGATTCTTGAGCTTCCCATCTTCGTACTGATCGCCACCCGGGGGGCAGAACGCGTTCATTATCTTCTCCCTTATGAGCTCGGGGGGATCGTGAACAGCTATGTGAGATCTCGGTATACTGCTGCTCATCTTCCCGCCCGTGAGACCGGGGAGGAGGGGGGTGTGAATCGCCGTGGGCACGTACCTCTCGACCCTCAGTGGGATATCGGAGCTGAATACTTCCCTGGTCAGGGCGTGTATCTTCCTCTGATCCGTCCCGCCTATGGCTATCTTAACGCGTAAGTAGAGTATATCGAGGGCCTGCATCAGTGGATACACCATGTGGGAGACCAGGGGATCCTTCCCCCTCGCCACCATAGTCATAGCCCTCCAAGCCCTCCTCGCGGTCACCCTCTGCGATAAGGTGAGGAGATCCATCACGTAGTCCTCAGATAGCTCGAAATCAGTCCCCAGTCTTATCTCTATCTGCTTCGACCCTAGTTCATGGAATACAGTCTTCCAGTAAGTCATAGAGACCTCCTTTATCAGATCCTGGGGGCCCTTGAGATTGAGAATCGCATGTATGTCAGCCATGAGTGCGATTGAGTGGAAGCCCGCTTCTATCATATCCCTGAGCTTCCTCACCGTTATTAGGGTACCGACGTGTATGGGTCCCGAGGGCTCGTATCCTACGTAAACGTTGCCCCCCTTACCCAGGAGCTCCTTGACCTCATCCAGGGTCATGACGAACTCATCCAGGGGTTCAGCTAGGTTCCTCAAGACGAGCTCTAAGCTACCCGTATTACCACCCACCGGGCCCGGAGGGACTCAAATTAAATCATTTGCTCCAATCGGATTGTACATGGAGGGCCTCAGCTCAGGTCAGTAAGTTCACAGCTCATTGCCGTCACCTAACATCATAGGCCCCCGCCTATTCTCATCTCCTCCCTTTTTTCCTTTACTCTCGCTAGAGTCCCCAGCATCTTCCAGTAGTGGGATCCGAACCAGAATACCTTCCCGCATTTCCTGCACAACAAGAACCTCCTGTGCCCCCTAATAACCTCCCTAGGCAGCTCAATACCTATTTCCCGATTTCTGACGATCGAGAGGGGCTCGTCGCAGAAGGGGCACCTCGTCCCCCTCGGGTCTATCCTCAGCCTGATCCCCAGATTCGATATCGAGACCATAGCTGCCATCAGATCCTGAGGCACCTCATGTGCCTCCAAGTTCATCTTCCTAGCTCTCTCCAGGAGCTCATGATCCCTAGTTATGAGGACAGCTCCCCCCGCGAGCTTCAGTACGGAGGAATCGTCCTCTTTAGGTGAAACGTATTTGACGCTGTGGCCGAGGATCCTGAGCCACTTAGCGATCTTCCCGCTCATCGAATCGACGATGAACTCCATGAGGATCACTTTAATGTAGCCCCGCCCGGATTCGAACCGGGGTCTCCGGGTCCAAAGCCCGGCGTGCTTGGCCGCTACACCACGGGGCTCCGGCTCACTATGGGATAGGAGCTATTAAGCTTTACCTCCCCCAGCTCATGAGAGTGAGCGGCATAGCTGAAAGGGATTCGGAAGGTAGCTGGAGCTCTTAGCTGAGTGCGGGGGGTGGGATTCGAACCCACGAGGGCCTGACGCCCAACGGATCTTGAGTCCGTCGCCTTGAACCTGGCTCGGCCACCCCCGCTTCATCATTGATCTGCTCCATCAAGATTTAAAGATTTTGCGGGGGCCGGCCTGAGCTTCTCGTAATGCAGTATACCGGTTAGAGTCTTCGGGATCATCCTTTTAACCATTCTCTTGTAGAATTCCGTCGGATCCGGGGACTTCCTTATGAATACAGCTTCTCTCCTTGAGCGGGAGATCCTCAGCGGGGGCCTCAGCCTGACAGGGGAGAGGCCATCCGCCACTACGTAGAGGAAGGGGGAAGTGGACCAGACTTCCACGACCGAGGAGGACGGTACTACTATAGATCTAACAGCGGGCACGAGGCTCGGGGGCCAGGGGGCCACGTAAGATATAGCTATGTTATCGCAACGGGGATCCAATACCGGGCCTCCCGCGGCTAGGGAGTAAGCGTAGGATCCGGTGGGCGTCGCCACTATGATCCCATCGCATATGCACTCACCCAGGGGGGCATCGTCTATAGCCAGGCCGAGCCTGGAAGATTTCCCAAGCTTGCCGCTCCTCACCAGAAATTCGTTCAGGGCTATTAGACTTAATTTCGAATCTATTATCTCTAATGTGAGAGCATGCTCCAACCAGAACTCCCCTTCCCTCAGGATCTCAGGTATTATATCTAACTGCGTTGAATCGAACTCCAGTAATGTCCCGAAGGTCCCATCCTTAACTCCCAGGATTGGGAGGCTCCCCACCTGATGGAATGCCCTCAGCACAGTTCCGTCCCCGCCTATGACTACGGCCACCTCCGCCTCCCTATGGTCCTCCACTACCTCGATTTCATTCGAGAGTAGGGAAGATCTCAGCCTCTCGAATATCCTATAGGACCTCTCCCTATCCCTATTGTAGAGCAGTACGACTTTACTCACCCTGAATCCCTTTTCATGCATCCCGAGTTGATTCGCGGGCCAAAATATTTAATGTTAGTATGGGGGATGGGGTGTGTTGATCTCGAGTAGGATGGCGGAATGCCTTGAGGACATTCAGAGCGTGAGGGTAATAGCTAAGAAGGACTTAAATTTCGAGAGGCTGGGTATAAGGATTTTCAAGGATGTCGAGACTGAGGTACCGAGGTGGCTGGCTGAGATACTCGAGGAGGAGGGTGCCTGCGAGGTGATAAGGGGGGGCCCGGAGATAATAAGCGAGAGGCTGTATAAGGAGAAGGTCTCGATACTATTCGCTGAGCTCCCCCAGGAGACCTTTCAGATCATAAGGGATGTGGTAAGGGGGAGCCCGGAGGATTCCCTGATAAGGAGGGATGCTATAGAGCTAGTTAACAGGAGGTTGGGGAAGATAATGGACTATCTCAAGGCATCCATACTCCTCACATCCAAGAAGCCCCCGAAGAACTTATTGGTCGAGGAGCTAATACTTTATAACGCCCTGAAGTCCATCATAGAGGAGTGGATGCGCTCCTTCGTAGGGGTAAGGGTTGACCGGTAATGGTGGAGAAATCCCCTCTAATGAGCTCAGAGGAGCTGGTCGAGAAGTATAAGAGCTTCATCAGGTACTACAGGGACGAGAACAACGAGCCCATCTATCAGAAGGCACTAGCACAATTAATAGAGGAACAGAGGAGGTCCTTGAGCGTTAATTGGTACCATTTATATAATTTTAACCCTGATTTCAGGGAAATAGCTGAGGATATTGTGATGAATCCCTCCCTGCATATCTCAGCGGGCTCCTCAGCAATCAAGGAGCTTGTGATGGAGCTAATGCCGATGACTGAGGAGTTCAGGATATACAGCGAGGGCGACTTTCACTTAAGGTTCTACAACGTCCCAACTAAGGCCTCATTCAGGGATTTAACGAAGTTCTCGATAGGGAGATTGATAGAGATAGAGGGTATAATAACCAGGGTCTCAGATATCTACGATAAGCTCGTCAGGGCATCATTCATCTGTACTAACTGCGGGAGGATTGAGGAGATAGATATAATCGGGGAGAAGCTCAGGGTTCTGGAGAAATGCCCTGAGTGTGGCGCTCCAATGAAGCTGGATCATGAGATGAGCAAGTTCATAAGGTGGCGTAGCGTCAGGATTCAGGAGAGGCCCGAGGACTTGCCACCGGGTATGATGCCGGAGCACGTGGATGGAATACTCACCGATGATATAGTTGACGATGTGAAACCCGGGGACAGGGTCAGGGTGACTGGGATAATAAGGATAAAGCCGGCTAGGAGGGATGAGGGAAGGGAGGGGCTCATATATAAGAGGTACTTGGAGATAATACATGTAGAAGTCCCGAATAGAGTTTACGAGAAGCTAGAGATAACTCCAGAGGATGAGGAGGAGATACTGAAGCTCTCTGAGAGGGAGGATCTGGAGGAGCTCATAGTGAAGTCCATAGCCCCCTCCGTATTCGGTTGGGCCGATGTGAAGAGGGCAATAGCTTACGCTCTATTCGGGGGGAGCACGAAGATACTGGCTGACGGCTCTAAAGTGAGGGGGGAGATAAATGTACTTCTGGTGGGCGATCCAGGTGTCGCTAAGAGCCAGCTCCTCAAATACACAGCTCAGCTAGCCCCCAGAGGGCTCTATACGACTGGGAAAGGCTCCACTGCTGCTGGACTGACAGCAGCAGTCGTGAGGGATTCCGCGACCGGAGGATGGACTCTGGAGGCCGGGGCCTTAGTGCTAGCGGATATGGGAGTAGCGTGCATAGATGAGTTCGATAAGATGAGCGAGGACGATAGGAGATCAATACATGAGGCTATGGAGCAGCAGACTATTTCAATAGCGAAAGCTGGCATAGTAGCAACCCTAAATGCCAGGACAACGATAATAGCTGCTGCAAATCCTAAGAAGGGGAAATACGATGATTATGTGACGGTAGCCGAGAACATAAACCTACCACCGACCATACTATCGAGGTTCGATCTCGTCTTCATAATGAAGGACAGGCCTGGGGTGGAGTCTGATAGCATGGTGGCTGAGCACATACTCATAACTAGGATGGGGAGGAATCCTGAAGCGAAGCCCCCGATAGATCCTAATCTCCTCAAGAAGTACATAGCTTACGCTAAGCAGAACATAGACCCTATACTCACGGATGAAGCGGCTGAGAGGATAAAGAATTACTACGTAGATGTGAGGGGGAGGGGTATCAAGGAGAGTGAGGAAGGGATCGTTCAGGATCTGATTTCGATAACCCCGAGGCAATTGGAAGCCCTGATAAGGTTGAGCGAAGCTAGGGCCAGGATGCACTTGAGGAGGGAGGTGACAGCTGAGGATGCTGAGATGGCGATAAACCTGATGGAGATAACTCTCAAGGGGGCGGCCTACGATATAGTATCGGGACACTTCGATATAACCGGATGGATGACCGGCATCTCGTTCCCCGAGGTGAAGAGGAGGGAAGTGGTTTTCCAGATCATAAAACAGCTGGCCGAGGGGAGTGAGGATGGCCTAGTGGATAGGGACGTTGTAGTGAGGATGGCGGCGGAGAGGCTCAACCTGAAGGGGAAGGAGTACGTCATCGAAGATATACTCAGGAAGCTCAATGAGGACGGCCTGATAATATTCCCGCCGGGAGGGAAGATAAGGCTCATATAAGGGATCCGGATGGGCTTGAATGAGTTCTTGAGTAGAGTAGGAGTTAAGGAGCTCTACCCGACTCAGAGGGAGATCTTGGAAAGGGGGCTCGTTAGCGAGGGGAATTTCGTGCTGGCAGCCCCTACTGCCTCCGGCAAGACCCTGGCGGCTGAGATTGTGATGAATGAGGAGCTGGAGAAGGGGGGAAAGATAGTCTACCTAGTCCCTCTCAGGTCCCTAGCTTACGAGAAGTACGAGGAGTTCTCCAGGGTCTTCGATAAGTGGAGCGTTAGGGTATCTATAGGCGACTACGATTCCTCGGATGAGCCCCTGGGGAAGCATGACCTCATAGTGATGACCTATGAGAAATTCGACTCCCTCCAGAGGCACAGGAGCTCCTGGCTGAGTAGCGTGAGCTTACTGGTCCTGGATGAGGTTCACTACGTGGGCGATCCGAGCAGGGGGCCAACTCTCGAGATGGCCGTATCCAAGTTCATGCATGAGAATCAGTCGAGGAGGATAGCCTTAAGCGCCACTATAACTAACTTGGAGGAGATAGCCGATTGGTTGCAGGCCGTCCCGATAAGGGTCGATTGGAGGCCTGTCCCCCTGAGGGTGGGGATGTACGTTGAGGGGAAGCTGATATATCCGGATGGGGAGGAGAGGCTCGAGGGGGAGGGGATAATACCTCTGCTTAGGAAGTGCTTAGTTGAGGGGGGCCAGGCCATAGTTTTCTACAATAGGAGGAGTGATGCCGTATCCTGGGCCGAGAAATTAGCTTCTCACTTCAATATGAGTGGTGAGTTACTTGAGGAAGTGAACTTATCCTCCTACGGCTCCTCCAAGCTCCTTGAGAAGCTCTCCAATGTGATGAGGAGGGGGGTGGCTTTCCATCACGCTGGCCTGCCCTTCGAGCTGAGGAGAGCCGTGGAGAGGGCCTTCAAGAGGGGCTCAGTCAGGATATTGACGGCCACACCCACTCTCGCAGCCGGTGTGAACTTACCAGCTAGAACCGTGATAGTGAGCTCCTACATGAGGTACAACCCTAAGCTGGGCAGGATGACTCCCATCTCTATCATGGAGTTCTGGCAGATGGCCGGCAGGGCCGGAAGGCCTGGCTACGATCCCTACGGGGAAGCTTACATAATAGCTAAGCGGAGCGAGGCTAAGAGGGTATTCGAGTACATAAGCTCCGAGCCCGAGCCCATCTCATCCAACTTGCACGATACATCTCTACTGAAGAACCACTTGCTGGCCCTTATAGCGAGCATGGAGCCGATATCCTCGGGGGAGATACTCGATATATTCAAGAGGACTCTCCTTTACATTCAGGGAGGGGATAAGTTCCTGAGGAGGACCATACCTTTCCTCCTGGATTCTCTAAAGGAAGCTGGATTCCTCCAGGAGGTTAGGAATTCATATAGAGCGACATCCCTAGGGAGGAGGATCTCGGAGCTCTATATAGATACATCATCAGCCCAGATGATGATAGAGGCTTTAGATGAGTTAAATAAGAGGTATAAGGTTGAGGACGTCGAGCTTCCAGTTCTCCATCTCCTCTGCATGCTCCCTGACATGCCAAAAGTCTACGGTAGGGGTAGGGCTGAGTTGCTCAGGGAAGCTATTGAGGAGCTCGATCCCCTGATCCCAATGGAGGAGTCACCCATCTCATCCCCAAGCGAGCTCCTGCAGGTGATGAGGGGGGCTCTATCCCTCAAGATGTGGATATCGGGCCAGAGCGATGGGGAGATAGAGGAGAAGCTTGGGGTCGAGCCCGGTGACTTGAGGAACTTAGCTGAGAATGGAGAGTGGCTCTGTTACTCATTCTCAGAAATATCGAAGCTTTTTGGTGAGAAAGAATTATCGGAGTGGCTCAGAATACTATCGATGAGGATAAGATATGGGGTGCCCGAGGAACTACTGTCGCTTGTGATCCTGAAGGGTGTGGGTAGGGTGAGGGCTAAGCTCCTCTACGAAGCCGGATACAGGACCGTTAGGGATATAGCTGAAGCCGAGCCAGAGCAACTCGAGAGGATAGTTGGTATAGGTAAGCAGCTCTCCAGGGAGCTAGTGGATCAGGCGAGGTCGTTGGCCTATGTGGGTTCATCCGATAGATAGCAGGTATGGATCCGAGCTCATGAGGGCTATATTCAGGCAGGAGAATAGGATAAAGCTGATGGCGAGGGTCGAGGCCCTCTACGCTAGAGCTTTAGCTGAGAGGGGATTCATACCCAAAGAGGCCGCTGAGGCAATTGAGAGAGCGGCTGAGGAAGTCACACCCGAGGATGTGAGGGCTGAGGAAGCTTTGGTGAAGCACGAAACCATGGCACTAGTCAGGGCCATTTCTAAGAGGGCCGGGAGGTATGGGGAGTACTTGCATCTGGGCCTGACATCGAACGATGTGCTCGATACGGTGATGGGGGTCCAGATAAGGCAGGCCGGATCGATAATACTGAGGAGCTCCGCCTCCCTCCTGGAGAAGATAGTCAAGAGGGGGGAGGAATCCCTGGATATAGTTTGCCTGGGGAGGACCCATGGAGTGGTGGCTGATCCAATTCCCCTATCGATGAAGTTCGCCCTATGGTCCTACTATGTAAGGAGATCGATCGCCAGGTTCATGGACTCCCTCAATGAGGCATCTGTCGGCAAGCTCAGGGGGGCTGTAGGTACTGCAGCGGCCTCCATTGAATTGGGGATCAAGGATCCTCTGGAGGTTGAGAGCGAGGTACTCGCTGCTTTGGGATTGAGCCCCCCGGAGATAACTACGCAAGTGGTCCCGAGGGATAGGTTGGCCCATCTGATCCTCTCCATGTCCCTCTTCTCATCCGCGCTGGATACGATAGCTAATGAGATAAGGAACCTCCACAGGACTGAGATAAGCGAGGTCAAGGAGCACTTCGAGGAGAGGCAGGTGGGTTCGAGCACCATGCCCCACAAGATGAACCCCATTAACAGCGAGAAGGTATGCGGATTGGCTAGGTTGATGAGGTCATTGGCCATAGCTGCTCTAGAGAACGTGGTGCTTGAGCATGAGAGGGATCTCACCAATAGCTCTGTGGAGAGGGCAATTTTACCTGAGGCCTTCCTGATCCTTGAGGAGCAGATAAACACCCTCTCTGCAGTCATAGAGAACCTGGAAATAGATAGGGTGAGGATAGGGGAGAACTTGGAGAAATACGGTGATATCGCCCTGAGCGAGAGGTTAATGATATGGTTAGTTAAGAAGGGATTGGGGAGGCAGGAGGCTCACGAGATAGTGAGGAGCATATCCTTGAGATCCCACAGGAGCGGTAGGAGGTTCATCGATGAAGTACTGGCCGATGAGTCCCTATCCAAGATACTGAGGCCTGAGGAGATCGAGGCCATATTCAGCCCCCGGAGCTACTTGGGTCTGGGGAGGGAGCTATCTATCGAGGAGTTCAGAGCGGCGAGGGAGTTCCTGAAGGAGGTGCTTCTAAACGGGTGAAATAGGGCTTAGGTTCTTGGGAGGAGCCAGATCAATAGGTAGATCGAGCGTTGAGATAATCTGCAGGAATCCCATAATACTGGACTCCGGAGTGGATGTGGGGGCCAGTTCGAACCTCCTCCCATCCGAGCCCAGGTCGGATCCCGAGGCCCTGATCCTCACCCACGCTCACCTAGACCACTACGGGGCCAGCCCCCTTATACTGAGGAGGTGGGGCTGCGATACCTACGTAACTCCCCCAACGGTCGATGTGGGGGAGGTGCTCCTGAAGGACTTCGTCAGCCTCTCCTCGGAATATGCTGAGAGGCCCTACTCCATCCAGGACATCCAGCTCATTAGGAGGAGGGAGAAATCGGTCAGGCTCAACGACTACGTAGCTCTGGATGGATGGGAGCTCAGGACCTTCAACGCCGGTCACGTCCTGGGTTCCATAATGATACACCTTACTGCAGTGGACGGACCCAGCATCCTCTACACAGGAGATATAAACACAGCTGGGACCAGGACCCTTAGAGGGGCCGAGACTGAGCTCCCCAAGGTCGATTATTTGATAATAGAGGGTACCTATGGCGGGGATGATGATATACATCCCTCGAGGAAGAAGGTGGAGAGGCAGTTCATAGAGGATATAAGGAACGTTATAGCCAGTGGGGGGGTCACTATAATACCTACTTTCGCCCTGGGCAGGGCCCAGGAAGTCTTATTAACTTTGATAAGCCATATGGAATCCGGTGTCCTTCAGGAAGTCCCGATATTCGTTGATGGAATGATAAGGGAGATATCGAAATACTACAACGCTTACTGGTCCTGGTTGAGGCCCGAGCTCCAGAGGATGATAAGGGAGAGCAAGAGGGGGCTCTTCGATCACAGGGCCATAGAGGAAGTGAGGAATAGGGAGGAGCTTCTGGAGATAAGCGAGCCCTTCATAATCGTCACTACATCGGGAATGCTTCAGGGAGGTCCTGTGCTCACATATTTGAAGCACTTCGGGACGAAGAGGGGGAATCTCATATACCTCACTGGCTATCAAGTTAGGGGAACGAGGGGGAGGATGCTTTTAGATGGTATAAGGCAGATCCCGATGCCGGACGGTATTATAGAGGTGAAGAGCGATGTCAAATTCGCCGATTTCTCAGCTCACGCTGATCAGCCCAATCTGATAAACTTCATAACGAAGGTAGCGGGCAGGGGGCTCAAGGAAGTGATATTAGTTCACGGTGAGCCTGATAAGTTGATCCAGCTCAGGAGGAAGTTGGAGGCCAGGGGGATAAGGGCCTATATACCCTATGAGGGTGAGGTATTGAGGATAAAGTGATATTACTCGGATATTACATCCGCTTCAGCTCCTTTTTAACCCTTCCCCTCCGAGGGGACATGATAAGGGATGCAGACCGCGCAGGAGCTCCACCAAGATGGGTTCTTTTCCAAGCTGTTCTCAGCTATATATAAGAGGAAGAAGATCTCCCTCGGCATATACGGCCCGGTCAACTCCGGAAAGACCACATTAGCCAATAGGATATGCATGGACTTCGCCGGCAGGAAGATGGGCTCCGTGAGCAGAGTGCCCCATGAGACCAGATCAGTGAACGTGATGGAGAACGTCGTCTTGAAGCTGAAGAACGGGTCCTCGATAATCATGGATGTCATAGATACCCCGGGGATAGCGACCAGGATAACTTACAGGAGCTTCATGAGATACGGGTTCAAGAAGGATGAAGCGGTGGAGAGAGCTGCTGAAGCAGCTAGAGGGGTGGTTGAAGCTATAAGAAGTATGGAGAGGGTTAATTTAGCTTTGTTAGTCATAGATTCGAGTAAGGATGCTACCTCCCAGGTCAACTGGGTCATAGCCGGTAACCTGAAGGCCAGGCTCATCCCTTACATAGTGGTAGCTAATAAGATAGATCTGCCCTACGCCAGGCCTAAGAGCGTCAAGAGGGTATTTCCGGATGATATCGTCATCCCCATATCCGCTCTGAGGGGAGACAATATAAGCTCCCTTTACGAAGCAATAGTGAGTTTAGCCAGATAGCGTGGAAAGATGCCGGTCAGAATGATCCTTAAGTGCAGATCCTGTGGCTTCGAGATGGATGCGGAGAGGTCAGATTCCTCCATCCCCGAGGCCTGCCCATCCTGTGGAGCCAGGGAGCTGGAGTTCCAGGTGAGCCTCGAGATCGCCCGAGTTGAGGAGGAAGCTGGAGTTGAGCCCCTCCTCAGTGAGGCGTTCATAAAGCAGGTGTCTCGCGGTGAATACCTGATAGATATACCAGCTGATGATGTAGCCATAGCTGAGCTCGAGCCCGGGGTCTATGAGATCATAATCAGGACCTCGAGATCTTCCTCCCGATCACGATGAAGCCCGTGTGCCCTATCATCCATGGGGCCGGCCTTGTCCTCCTCTCATCGCTCTCATATTCTCTATCCAGGATCTCATGTATTTCAATGAGCCCGAATCCCACTTCTCTAGCTTTCAGGACGGTCTTATTGACCTGCTCGCATGAGGGGAGGAAGGCCAGGAAGGGGCCATTCGGCTTCAGCCTCTCATGAACTTGAGGCAAGATCTCCCATGGATCGGGAATATCTAAGAATATTGCATCAACATTTGACTCATCTATACCCTCTTTCGCATCCTTATGCTTTAATACCACATTATCGATCCCTAAAAGCCTCAAGTTCCTCTCAGCCGTCTCCAGTGATTCCCTCCTGATATCGTAGCTGTAAAGCCTCCCGCTCCGGCCCAGGAAATTGGCGAGCACCATCGTCAGGGCCCCGGATCCCGTCCCTATCTCAACTACAGTATCCCCTGGCCTTATGCCAGATTTTAGTATCATGAAACCCGCATCCTTAGGATAAATTATTTGTGTAGCTCTCCCTATCTTTTCAATATAATCCGTCAATATGGGCTTATGTACCTCGACCCTCTCCCCCTTGCTAGTCTCGATTACGCAACCCCACTCCTTCCCTATGATCTCAGAGAGATCTATTGAACCCTTATGCGTATGTAAGACTTTACCCCTCTTCACCTTGACCAAGAACTTCTTAGGTTTCCCCTTCTTCCCATAGACGACTAGTAGCGCCGCATCATCCTCAGATATCAGGTCCAAGCACCCCCTATAGGAGGGCCCTGGCCACCTTAGTGGCCAGTATTGGGTGCTTCATCAACTTCATCGCGACCTTGCCTATCTCTATACCATTCGCGAGGTTTATCACATCCTCATAATCTAGTACATTCGCTAGCTCATTGAGATCATTATCGCTCAACCTTTCGAAGACCCTCATCGCCCTCAAGCTGTCCCTTATCCTCTTGATCCATCCCTCATACTCCCTCTCGAAGGAGCTCAAAGCTCCCTTAGAGGTATCCCCCTTCTCCAGGGCCTCAGCTATAGTCCTGCTCACCGCCTTACCTGCGGCTATTGAGGAATGTATCCCTGCCCCCGTGAAGGGGATGACCATGCCGGCGGCATCGCCTATCAGGATGACCCCATCCCCTATGTACTCCCTGGCCAATCCCCCTATGGGAACGACGTAGCCCCCTACTCCAATTATCTTAGCCTTCCTGAATATCTCGGGCCTCTCCTTTATGAATTTATCCAAGTAGAGCTTGGGGGAGCCTGGCCTGACCCCTATACCGACATTAGCTACCTGATCATCCTTTGGGAAGATCCATGCATAACCACCGGGTGCCATGGAGCCAACGTATATCCTCCCCGAGTTATAGGAATCTAGTTCCACTCCCACCATCTTGTATTGATAGGTGGGGATCAGCTCAGTTCTGTTATCGAGGCCCGAGGACTTAGCGACGGTAGAGTTATACCCATCGGCCCCGACGACGACCTTCCCCCTTAAAGTCTCCCCCTTAGCTGTCTTAACACCACAAACCCTACCATTTTCCTTTAAGACGCTCTCAACCCTCTCCCCCACCCTTATCTCAGCACCAGCTAGGTAAGCTTTCTTCGCGAGCTCCAATAGGAATAGATCCTTGTTTATAGCGTAACCGTGGAGGGGTATCTCCACGTACTTCCCAGATGGGGCGTAGACCTTCATGCTGAGCTCATTCGATACAACGCCTGGCTTCGGCTCTATGCCCGCTGTCTCGAATGTCGTCTTGCTGGTCCCCTCACCGCAAGGTTTCCAAGCCCTTATATCAGAATAAGCCTCAAGTAAGATCACTTTAAGCCCTAACTCAGCTGAAAACTTCGCAGCCGAGAGTCCAGCGGGTCCTCCTCCCACCACTATGACGTCCCATTCCTCCATGATGACACCGAATGATGTCGCAGTTACTATATTTCAGCATTTTCGCTCCGCCACTGAGTTCGTTAATTGACGAAAAAAATGCGGAGAGGCACGACAGATGATAAAAGTTTTATAGAGATGAACGTTAATAATAGTTAGGATGGGGCTCACCCTCCGCCCTGAGCCGATGAATGTGAAAGGTGAAGATAATTGAGCGTCCTAATGGATGCGCACCTGAGGATCCTTAGGAGGCTTGAAAGGGCTGGTCCCGAGGGAGTTGTTGCCTCAGAACTCATTCCGGATAGAGTAGCGAGGGAGTTCGTCCTGAAGTATCTTGCGAGCAAGGGTCTGATTGTCAGGAGGAGGAAGTTCAGGGGAGAGAGGGTTTTCATAACGACCAAGGGCTTGGTGCTCCTCCGTGACTACGGCGATGGAGTGACTTAAAAAATCAAAATTTTTTATTGAGGAGTTCAGATGGGCCTCTACTTCAGGGTCAGGAAGAGCGATGCCTCGGCAAGGCTCTCCGAGCTCAAGACTAAATCGGGGACTCTGATACTTCCAGAGTTCTTCCCGGTCTATAATCCGAACAAACCCGTCATCACTCCGAGGGAAATGAGTGAGATGGGAATAAAAGCGATCATAACTAACTCATATTTGATATACAGGTCTCCTGAGCTGAGGGAAGCGGCTATAGAGAGGGGGATTCACTCCCTCCTGGGCTTCGATGGCGTAGTGATGACCGATTCCGGGGCCTACCAGATATACAGGTACGGGAGGGTCGATGTCACCAATAGCGAGATACTGCGTTTCCAACACTCCATAGGCTCCGACATAGGGAGCATCCTCGATGTCCCAATGTCATCGGAGATAGGAAGGGAGGAAGCTGAATCCGGCGTCGAGAGGACTATAAGGAACGCTGAGGAGTGGGCCTCAATGAGGGAAGAGCTCTCAAATACGCTC
The sequence above is drawn from the Candidatus Korarchaeum cryptofilum OPF8 genome and encodes:
- a CDS encoding NAD(P)/FAD-dependent oxidoreductase: MEEWDVIVVGGGPAGLSAAKFSAELGLKVILLEAYSDIRAWKPCGEGTSKTTFETAGIEPKPGVVSNELSMKVYAPSGKYVEIPLHGYAINKDLFLLELAKKAYLAGAEIRVGERVESVLKENGRVCGVKTAKGETLRGKVVVGADGYNSTVAKSSGLDNRTELIPTYQYKMVGVELDSYNSGRIYVGSMAPGGYAWIFPKDDQVANVGIGVRPGSPKLYLDKFIKERPEIFRKAKIIGVGGYVVPIGGLAREYIGDGVILIGDAAGMVIPFTGAGIHSSIAAGKAVSRTIAEALEKGDTSKGALSSFEREYEGWIKRIRDSLRAMRVFERLSDNDLNELANVLDYEDVINLANGIEIGKVAMKLMKHPILATKVARALL
- a CDS encoding tRNA (adenine-N1)-methyltransferase; protein product: MDLISEDDAALLVVYGKKGKPKKFLVKVKRGKVLHTHKGSIDLSEIIGKEWGCVIETSKGERVEVHKPILTDYIEKIGRATQIIYPKDAGFMILKSGIRPGDTVVEIGTGSGALTMVLANFLGRSGRLYSYDIRRESLETAERNLRLLGIDNVVLKHKDAKEGIDESNVDAIFLDIPDPWEILPQVHERLKPNGPFLAFLPSCEQVNKTVLKAREVGFGLIEIHEILDREYESDERRTRPAPWMIGHTGFIVIGRKISRS